Genomic DNA from Fusarium oxysporum Fo47 chromosome IX, complete sequence:
AGGATCCTGGGAAACCTGGAACCTTGCAAAGGAGCCAGTCTGTTCATCCGCAGAGTCCGGCCCGAAAACTCTGCAGCAAGCAAATCAAAAGCCCTTGAACGCTCTTGAGGGCAGGAGTCATAATGATACCTTGGACTCAGAGCTTCCACAGTAATGGGGTCGATAGACTCCACGGGGCGAGCCCACCAAGGTTACACAAACAGTATTCGGCCATGTCTTCTCATTAACGAGTTAATTACATGTCCCGGTCAAGGATGGGAGGATACCGGATGTAGAGATTGAATGAATAGACGCGGTTCGTGCGGTTACCCTccgtgaagatcatgattCGAAGAGCGTCCCAAAACTGCAATCACCGATCGGTTGCTGCACAAGCTTAATTCAGAGCCAGCTCTTGACTGGCAAACCAACTGGCTCTGGGATCGAGACACGCGTGGATAATCCAGGATGACAGAAAGAGGGGGGTATGTATGGTGGGCAACCTTTGACTGTTCCATCGATTCCTGGTACCTATCACCTGCAGAAGCCACTGCATTAGGAATGCCATGGCCTGTGATGAGAACGGTAGCTACGGTATTTTCTCCTTTGCTTGCTTTCACGGAGGCCATTTAGATCAGATCCTTGATGCCTGCCAGGATGACATTGCCCACCATGTTGACTTCCAGATAGCTCTTGGCAGTGAGTGTGCAACTTCAATCTGAGTGGTGACTACAGCTGATAGTTGTCGGGTTATGGCTGAGCAGTATCAAACCAAGATATCCATTCTCGTACGATTACACGTTTCTTGTAGCAGGCTAGTGTTCTTTCGCAGTTCCAATCCGCAACACGATATACATATACAGTCCCATCTGCTTCGTTACCCATCTTCAGAAGTTGAGTGTGGTTTCGCGATGACTTCCGCCTCGCCTATCCCTGCTCAACGGTTTGGATGACATGCACCGAATTAGAGTTTCCCTGACAGGCTCTAAACGGGATTCAGGCCATTTCCAAGTGAGCCGTGCACTGGTTATGATCGGTCCCCAGCCTAGGCCTTTCTCCTCGATCAGGGGTCCGCGGAGATCCATTCCACTTGGAGCCTTCCAGACCATGCATGCCATGATGATCTTCAAGTCAAGGATCTCGAAGATCTATCTCATGGCTGATGTACGTAGGAAGTGTAGCCTCAGCCCGCGTCCAGTTCCAGTTCCAGTCTCGGTCTGACAATGGAAGGTCGCGCAAGACAGGTACGTAGAGCTGCAGCACCTAAACCGGCAAATTCCCCGAAACCTGCCTTCCATATTGGTTTGTTACTGCAGTACCTCCTGTATCCTTGTCAGTTGGTGGTGATCTTCTAACCCCCAGGGCTTGTTCATAATCCGTCGACCAAACTGCGAGTAAACCAAGGTACACATCTGGCTACCGGGTATATGGCATAGGCCCGTTGAGGCGGCCGCGCCCGGGGTTGCTTGTGTCCAGGACTCTACTTGTAAGTCAAAGTCCAGAGTCTAGATCGCAATAACAGACCCCTATTTCTATTCTTAGGATACCACTGCAACAAGAGCTTAGAACATTTGTTGTTGAATCCCAAAGCACTGTCACACATTAATGACGCAAGGTTTTCAAGTATCTCGTGAGTTCCTCGGCTCGACGGGTATCAGATGCTTGTCACCGAGTCTGTCAATTGCAACCCCATGATCTCGCTCTTTTACCCATGGACCAAGGCACCTAGTAAGGAATTATACCTTTTCAGGAAGCCCGGAGAGTGTTCATCTACTCGCCACATATTCTCAGCATCTGTGCAATATGTCCAAGTCATGATAGTCCAGAATATGGAACCTTTCGCAAGTTTACAACCATTTATTAGGcaagtttattaatatttgAACCACATCTATTGAGGAGTTCTGagttcttgttcttgtcgcACCTCAGCGAACATCCATACGTATCTGTCTGTTTAGGCAAAGCCTTTGGCGAGTTGCCAGAAGTTGTCCATCTTAGTGCGGGCCAGAGCATCTCTCGCTTCCGAGTCTGTCTCACACACTTTACTTCCCCATTTTCTGAATGCTCGCGCCTTCTCTTCGCCCTCAAAGACAAGCTTGCATTCGTTCATCGACATATCCTTAAGCTCGCCATTATCCTTTTCGGCGAGAAGCCAGTCGCGTGTGGCGCCTTGTTTTCCGTCTCGGTCTCTTGACGGCGAATTCTCGGTCCAGTCGATTCGGCTAAGCATGAGcttcttgtacttcttgATACTCCATTCGCCTCCTTCTACAATCACCAAATTGAATTTGGGGTGCATGACACATATGCCTGTAAGTGCCAGTTGCTCAGCGTTCATGCCAATCTTGTAACGGTGTTGTCCATTCGCTAGGCTTCCAATCTTGAAAACCAGCATGTGAATTCCCTTCTCGGCGTCTTTTTGTTGATTTGTCGCGAGTTTGTCGTGTTTCTGATCCTTGGTGAGTTTCCTTTCTTCGTTTGTTTCGACGTGTTTCTGGTGGCGTTCCGCAATCTCTCGATTGACGCGCGCTTCGACAGCAGTTGGATCCTTGACAGCAACTAGATAAAACATTAGCATGTGATTGAGTCAACGAGATCGTATGTTAGACTCACCGTCACCAAGAACTCGCATCAGGttgcccttcttgaccttgggAGGCGGAGCTGGTACCAATCCCAAGCGAATTTTAGCTTGCATTTCTTTTAGCTCAGCCATTCGTCGTTGTCGCCTCAACTTCGCTTGTTCTCTCGAAGTCAGGAACATAGGCTTCGCTGCCGGAACGTGTCGATCTTGAGGTGGCTCGAGTGCAACCGGATGCTGAATGTATtcagtgatgatgctgtcgGCCGTTGTAAGTTTGAGTTTCGAAGGGTCATCCAGCATGTCATAGCTTCCTCCGTCAACAAGTCCTTCATCCCACCACTCAATCTCTGGCGGTGCATCCACGACATAGTTCCTTTCAACATCTAGATCGTCGTCGATACCAGCTTTTCGAGTTTGCTCTGCAATTCGTTTTTTCATCGCCTCCAAGGCGGCTTGTCGACGAAGAGCATTGGCTTGGGCGATATATTTGCCCTTCTGGTTGAATACAAGTGATCTTGACTGTCGTCCCTTCCCTCCACCAGGTTGTGTTGAAAGACTAGGATCGTAGTAGGGGTTCTCTCCATTCTGCTCATTGATCAAGCCCGACCTCGTGGCGTCTTGCGATCGGACCTTGTCTGTTCGCCCACTTGATGGCATTGGCGTCGATTCCTTTGATTTACTTGCGGGCTTATATGATCCTAGATCCTCCAAGGCAGGATGAAGTCCAACGTTTAGGCCCCCCTTTGCCTTGCTGGTTCCGATTGCTGCGGCGACTCGAGCCTTGAGTGCAGCCATCCTGTCCGCAGCAGACTCGATCTTTTGCACTCGCGATGAGGCATCGTGGCGAGGGCCGAGCCCATGGGATTGGTTGTTGCGATCCATCACTGTAGCTCAACGATGCCTGATCGTTTAGTTGAGGCTACAAAGACACTGCCTTTACAGCTGTGCTAAGGAGCGCCTTTGGAAGATCAAGAATTTCAACTGCGAATTATGGCGCGTATCAGCAGTAAAAATTCGGTTGGATGGTCCGGCGATCGTGGTTTCGGTGATGCGCGTGCAATAGATACAGCTTTTAAGATGATGCAAATGGCAAGGTCAGTAAGAGCCATGCGTGGAGACGCTGAGTAGCGCGCAAGACTGGCTCCATGGATCGGTCTAAAATTCTGCCGGGCCGCACCGCCAAAAAATTGTTCTCTCGCAAAGGTCCCCACTGCCTCTACGATTTACCTTCACTTCGCATAGTGCACTGGGAATGGATTTCGTCAGTTAACCCAAAGACGTCGCTCAATCGCCAAATTATTCGCTCGAAAGGGCGACAATAACGTCACCATGAATATCGCACAACCGGTCGCGTCCGGGGTAGAGAGCGTCGAGTTTACGTTCTTGTCGCCAAAGGAGATCCGAGCAATCTCTGTCAAGCGAATTGAGAATCCCGAAACCTTCGACAACCTTCTCAATCCTGTACCAGGCGGTCTCTATGACCCTGCCCTCGGATCATGGGGCGATGCGCCGTAAGTTCCACTGGCATACCAAGATTGACAAAGACAGCCTCTCACAGCGCAATCACAGATGCACAACATGTAACTTGAACCAGGCTACATGCCCCGGCCATGCTGGACACATTCAACTCCCAGTGCCAGTCTATCATCCAGTATTCATGGACCAAGCTTATCGACTCCTGAAAGCTGCCTGCGTCTACTGCAAAGGATTCCGACTTCCTCAGAAAGAACTACACAAGTATGTGTGCCAACTAAAACTTCTTCAGCACGGCTTGATTCAGGAGGCTCACGTAGTGGGTGCCATTGGCGATAACGAGCTGGCCATCGAGCTCGGGGACTTCTCTGAATTGGAAAgtgaagctgaggaggagggcggcACCAACTCGATCGATAACGTAACACGCGCAAGAGACAAGTACGTTGACAAGTGTCTTAGCGGTATTAAGATCAAGAGAGGCGACACAAAGAGAGGAAAACACGAGGGATCGAGCGAAATGCGTCGTGAGATTATTAAGGAGTTTCTGGCAGAAATCACCAAGCGCAGAGTTTGCGCTAGCTGTGGTGGCATTTCACCTTCATACCGCAAGGATCGATTTGTTAAAGTTTTTGAGAGATCACTATCTGATaaggacaaggccaagatggctCAGAAGAATTTCAAGCAGGCCGATGCTATGGCCAGGGTCCACCAAGCTGCAACCAAACAGAAGCCCGATGGATACTCATCCGACGAGGGCGTTGCAGATGTGGCTTCTCCTACTCGTGAGACTTCCCGCGTTAATGGAGATGTCACCGATCAGGACACGGAGATGATAGATGCGGACACGGcttctacttcttcttctccacaGCGGTATATCAGCGCCATGGAGGTTCGAGCTCGACTCAACGAGTTGTTCACCAAGGAGCAAGAATTGGTTTCCCTCCTATACAACGCGAAGCCCCCGACCCGCAGCTCTACCAATGTCACGCCCGACATGTTCTTTTTGACAACCATCCTAGTTCCTCCCAACCGCTACCGCCCCGAAGCTCGAACAGGCGAGTCCGAGATTTCTGAAGCCCAGCAAAATTCTCTTTACAAAAATATTCTCAGAGGCTGTGGAACGATCGCGCGTCTACACAGGGAGTTACAGGAGGAAAAAGCCGATGTCAACAGGATGCATCAGGCCTCAGCAGAGCTTCAAGAGTCGGTCAACGCGCTCATCGATAAGAATAAAAACCCGGTTCAAGGTGCTGCAGCGAAGCGCAACGAGGATGGCATCAAgcagaagctcgagaagaaggaaggtCTCTTCCGAAAGAACATGATGGGTAAGCGTGTTAACTACGCCGCTCGAAGTGTCATCTCACCCGATCCCAATATCGAGACCAACGAAATCGGTGTGCCACCTGTCTTTGCGAAAAAGTTGACGTATCCCGAGCCAGTGACCAGTCACAACTTCAGAGACATGCAACAAGCTGTCATCAACGGTGTCGACAAATGGCCTGGCGCTTTCGCCATCGAGAATGAAAATGGCCAGATCGTCAACCTTCGCAACAAATCAGTCGACGACCGTGTGTCTCTCGCAAATCAGCTACTGGCTCCCACAAGCAGCAATGCTGCTAGGACCCGGAACAAGAAAGTCTACCGCCATCTGACCAATGGCGATGTTGTCCTGATGAACCGGCAGCCAACACTTCACAAACCGTCTATTATGGGACATCGAGTTCGAGTTCTCCCTGGCGAGAAGACGATTCGAATGCACTACGCCAACTGTAACACATACAACGCTGAttttgatggtgatgagatgaacATGCATTTCCCGCAGAACGAAGTTGCCCGCGCCGAAGCCCTCCAGATTGCCGACACTGATCACCAATACCTATCTGGTACTGCGGGGAAACCTCTCCGAGGTCTCATTCAGGATCATATCTCGGTATCCGTTGCTCTCTGTAACCGCGACACATTCTTCACCAAGGGCGACTATCAACAACTGGTTTACAACGCATTGCGGCCCGAGAGTGGCCACATTGTTGGCGAGAGAATCGAACTTGTTGCCCCTGCAGTGATCCGACCTGTAGCTCGATGGACTGGCAAGCAggtcatcaccaccatcttgaagaacatgCAGCCTCCCAACTGCGGCGGGCTTTCCATGAAAGCGGAAACGCAAATCAAAGCCAGTCAGTGGGGTGTTAACTCTGAAGAAGGAACTGTTGTTTTTCAGGATGGCGAGTTCATCGCCGGTATTCTGGATAAGTCACAGATTGGTCCCAGCTCTGGTGGTGTCATCCACGCTGTTCATGAGATTTATGGCCCGGCTGTTGCGGGTAAGCTCTTGAGTAGTCTCGGTAGGTTGCTCACGAGGTATCTCAACATGAGGGCTTTCTCCTGTGGTATGGATGATTTGAGACTTACGCCTGAGGGAGAGCAAGCCCGGCGAGAAGCGCTTGTGCCTGCCGACTCAGTGGGTCTCAAAGTTGCATCTTCCTACGTTTCTCTCGAGCAGGACCCAGGTCCTAGAGATCCTCTGCTATTGGAGCGTCTGGAAGAGGTACTTCGCGACGACAGCAAACAAGAAGGTCTGGATCTTCTGATGAAGGAAGGTCTTAGTAAGATCACGGACAAGATCCAGACAGCTACCATGCCTGTTGGTCTCGAGAAGGCTTTCCCCTTCAACCAGATGCAAGCCATGACAACATCCGGTGCCAAGGGATCCAGAGTCAATGCCTCGCTGATTTCTTGCAACCTTGGTCAGCAGGTTTTGGAGGGTCGGCGTGTCCCTATCATGGTCAGCGGCAAGTCATTGCCATGCTTTAACCCATTCGAGACTCATGCTCGAGCTGGCGGTTATATCGTGCAGCGCTTCCTTACAGGGATCCGGCCTCAAGAGTACTATTTCCATCACATGGCCGGTCGAGAAGGTCTGATCGATACTGCTGTTAAGACGTCCCGCTCCGGTTACCTACAGCGATGTGTTATCAAGGGTATGGAGGGTTTGACGGTCGCGTACGATACCACCGTGCGAGATGCAGATGGCTCCATGATCCAGTTCCTGTACGGCGAGGATGGTCTCGATGTTTCCAAGCAGAAGTATTTGACTGATTTCAGCTTCATCCTGGAGAACGTCACATCAGAGGCTTCACAGCTCcgttacgaccccagcgtTGGCGACCGCCTAGGAATGCACCGCGATGCAATCACCAAATACATGAAGAAGGCTCTCAAGCACACCAACATCAAAGATCCCAAGGCTCAGGACCCGATCTCAGGTCTCTTCAACCCTGCCACGACCGCGTTCGCCACATCTGAGAACTTCTACAAGGCCATGACTTCATacatcaaggagaacaaggatgGCCTTGTCCGGGACAAATCGGATAAGAACAAGCTTGCGCTCTCTCGTGTGagcctcaacaagaagaatgCGGAGATGCTGTTCGCGATGAAATACTTGCGGTCTCTTGTGGAGCCTGGAGAAGCTGTCGGTATCGTAGCGGGTCAGTCTGTTGGTGAGCCTTCGACGCAAATGACATTGAACACCTTCCATTTGGCTGGTCACTCTGCAAAGAACGTCACGCTGGGTATCCCTCGACTGCGTGAGATTCTCATGACAGCTAGCGACAAGATCTCCACCCCAGCCATGTCTATTTACCCAATCGAGGAGATGTCTGTAGAAGATGCAGAGATCTTTGCCAAGTCCATCTCAGTGTTGCCTCTTGGGTTCATTCTCGATAGCATCAACGTTGAAGAGAAGGTTGGTCAAGGCAAGATTTACGGTTCGGCCAAGATTTACAAGGTCGATATACAGTTCTTCGACTCGGAGGAGTACACCAAGACATATGCCATCAATATCTCGGACGTTGTCGAGGCTGTTGAGAGGAAGCTCCTCCACCGGCTACTGGCTCTTGTGAAGAAGGACATCAGGAAGCGAATGACAATGTCTACAATGGCCACTCCCGATGTTGGcgccaaggctggtgttgtGGAGACGGCTGCTCCCAATGCTGAAGCTGCCGGCAAtttcgatgatgatgaagacgatgaggatggtgatgatgacgcGACGAATGCCAAGCAGCGAGCCAAACGAAGCGAGGCAGTGTCGTATGGACccaacgatgatgacgacgatgccGTGCAGCAGGAAATGGAGCGGGATGCcggtgacgatgatgctgatgaggatgaagattTCGGTGGCAGCCCCCAGCAGGCGGAAGGTGACGGGGATGGTGACGATGTCGACTGGTCTGCAAAGGCACGAACCAACCGGGTCCTTGAACAATACGCCGAGGTTACAGACTTCTCGTTCGACGAGAAGACGGGAGCCAGCTGCAGTTTCACACTGGAGTACGATTCAACTATTCCCAAAGTCCTCATGCTCAACCTCGTTCAAGACGCTGTGAGGAAGACGGTGATACAGGAGATTTCTGGCGTCGGTGCCTGCACCCT
This window encodes:
- a CDS encoding U4/U6-U5 snRNP complex subunit PRP3, with the protein product MDRNNQSHGLGPRHDASSRVQKIESAADRMAALKARVAAAIGTSKAKGGLNVGLHPALEDLGSYKPASKSKESTPMPSSGRTDKVRSQDATRSGLINEQNGENPYYDPSLSTQPGGGKGRQSRSLVFNQKGKYIAQANALRRQAALEAMKKRIAEQTRKAGIDDDLDVERNYVVDAPPEIEWWDEGLVDGGSYDMLDDPSKLKLTTADSIITEYIQHPVALEPPQDRHVPAAKPMFLTSREQAKLRRQRRMAELKEMQAKIRLGLVPAPPPKVKKGNLMRVLGDVAVKDPTAVEARVNREIAERHQKHVETNEERKLTKDQKHDKLATNQQKDAEKGIHMLVFKIGSLANGQHRYKIGMNAEQLALTGICVMHPKFNLVIVEGGEWSIKKYKKLMLSRIDWTENSPSRDRDGKQGATRDWLLAEKDNGELKDMSMNECKLVFEGEEKARAFRKWGSKVCETDSEARDALARTKMDNFWQLAKGFA